ATCCTTTTGAGCAAAGTCAACTGCTTTATGGAAGATTAGAACCCACAAACCACCACCACAACCTGCAACCAGGGCCGCCACAACAACCCCCGCAGCCACCAAAGAAACGTTCTTACTTCCCTTCTTCATCATCCGTGGAGCCTAATGCTGAACATGCGAGATTGGAAGAAAATATGGAAGAGTGCAGCCATCACCACCAAACCTCATCGAGATTAGGCCCAAGAAACCCCGGCGGAGAGATAGTGGAGGTACAAGGCGGGCACATTGTGAGGTCCATTGGCAGAAAAGACCGCCACAGCAAAGTTTGCACGGCAAAAGGCCCCAGGGACCGCCGAGTGCGCCTCGCCGCGCATACAGCCATCCAATTCTATGACGTTCAAGACCGCCTCGGCTACGACCGCCCCAGCAAGGCCGTGGATTGGCTCATCAAGAATGCAAAAGCTGCCATTGATGAGCTTGCGCAGCTGCCTACCTGGAACCCCATTACCACCTCGGCATTTAATGCAGCTTTTGAGCAAGATGAATCCCAGGAAAAGCTCAAAGAACACCAGAAAAGGCTCGAAGAAGAGCAGCAACATCGAGAGCTTAGTGTGCACCAGGGTAATTTGGTGATAACTAATGCTTCCGGCCCTTCAAATAAAAGGGCAATGCCGATGCTGGGAAGCGAAGACGAGCAGCAAAGGTTGCTGCAGAGAGGCAACACGAATGACCCTAATGCACAAAGTGTAAGCTTTTTGCCTCCCTCTTTGGACTCTGATTCAATTGCTGATACCATCAAGTCCTTCTTTCCAATGGGTGCTTCCGCACAACCTAGTTCATCAGATATGCAGTTTCAGAATTTCGCAGCAACGATTCCAAGAAACAATGGACAAAGCCAAGATTTAAGGCTTTCTTTGCAGTCATTCCAAGATCCAATTTTGTTCCACCACCAAAGCCAGCGTACTCAGCATCATCAGAACCCCAGCCACCACACAGAACAAGCACATTCACAAGCGCAAGTTTTACTGAGTGGAATTCCACTGGGGTATGATGGAAGCGCTGGTTGGCCAGAGCACCACATGCAGCATGCAGAATTCAACCGCTTCCAGAGGTTTTCAGGTTGGAATGCTTGTGGAGATACTGCTGGTGGGAGTGGTGGAGCTGCCACGGCTGCAGGATACTTGTTCAATTCACCACCAGCGCCACAGCCACTGCTGCAGCAGCTGTTAGGCCAAAATCAGTTTTTTCACAGAGGGGACCCCTTCAGTCCAGTAACACGCCTTCGATTCGTGCTTTGATGGACCCGTCAGCAATATCAATTGCCACTGCTGATCACAATCAACAGCAACACCATTATCCAGCAGTTGTGCCAATTTATCCATCATCAATGTCTGGCATTGGATTTGCcacaggagttggtggattctCCGGGTTTCATATTCCTGCACGAATTCAAGGTGATGAAGAGGAGCATGATGGCTATTCTGACAAGCCGTCCTCTGCTTCTTCTGATTCTCGTCACTGAGTTATAACTCACCAAACCAAATAACTCTGTTCTCCTACTAACAGGTGGAATTCTCGTTTCCCTTTTACAACTTCTCTAATACCCAAGTGTTTTTCAACGTTTGCTCAATGCATTTGGCTTAGAACTCATGTCATGTTACCGTTGAATCAAACACACTTACAGGCTTACGAGTTGTTAAAGGAAAAATCAAGAGCTTGTGACAGTTTTCTAAGCTTCTGTTGTGGGTTGACGTGGAAGTAGCGGAGGAAGTTTGAGTGAGTTCGAACTCGACGGAACCTGCCGCGAGGCAAATAATAGTCCTGAGTTTATTTTCAGGTTTTTCCATCCCAGTTCGCTACTCCGTATTAGATGTTTgttttatgctttgatttcatttTTCAATGTGTGATTGAGCTGGTAGAGCTCAATTTTATTTCATGGCAAATGCTTTGCTTCAAGTTTTCTGTTGCTGGACTCATTATGCTGCTGATATTTCCTTTCTTTTGTCGTTTGCCATTACTATCTTATTAATTCCCAAATCTTGTAACAGCTTTATAAGTGAGACTTGTTTTACTGAAGTTCTTTCTCACATTGGTACTTGATAGAGCTGATGCATAAGTGTCAAAATCTGACCCTGTTTGATCGAAAAATATTGCATTCAATCCTAGATAAGGCCCGATGAATTTGTATAAGCAAGCCTTCCCTCAACTGTGGTGATGCTGATTTCAGCATCTCAAGTGTGGGAAACAATCATTCATCTGGGATGAAAAAGAGACTTCATTTGTGGTTTTTTGGTTGTTAGCTATACTGCCTACTGATGTGTCATCCTTCATTTGTCCCGCATCCTTCCTTTGTCCCGCCGAAAGAATTATTGAATTGACCCCTCCTTTGCATCTCCATCACTTCTCAGTTTTTGGGGAGCATTACGGGAAGGGTCAGCCTTCGATTGTTCACATTGCAGTATATGGTTAGTATCTTATAGTTGCAAAACGAATCTCAATTTCATGTTTTGCCATTGATCTCTTAAATGGAGGTACCTGCACAAATTTGAGCGTCATTTCATTAGTCATTATCGGCTACTTGGCCTTTTTAGGCTCGTCCTGACAGCATCAAAACCACAAGGTTGAAAAAATCTTTCTGGCAATTTGGCAGACAGAAATCTTGAAACCTTACCTTTGATGTTCAATGCCTAATATTCCCCTTTGATGTTGCTTAAAATGCTTTGAGCAATCTAAGAGGGCCACCAAAGTAAAATTTCTGATTTTAGAATTAAATGTTTTGATAACTGAATGAGTAAAAGACGCGCTCGTTATAATACATAGAGTTAGAATGAGATGCCATCAATCAACTTAATCCGTTCAAATAGTAGGCAAGAAAAAGAAGACAAGACAATCTTGAATACCACCAAAATAGCCGGTACTTGGCCATAAATTCTTGGTCCCCTGTCCTGTCCTGCAAATCCGTCCGCAGCCAAGCTGGATAAAATAACCAAAGAAGGAAAATGGCAATGTTTGTCTCATATGTAGACGGTGACAATTGCTTGCTGGTTGTCATTATGATAGAGAAGCCTAACGAACAACAGGGATTTCACCACACTGTCATTTCTTGACACAGTCTCAAAATTTATCCCCCAAGTAACAAAGAATATGGATTTCGTCGTACAAGTGTGAGTCTGTCTGTAAGTGGCCTATTTTCAGGTGCAAGGGTAACACTCAAAACAAATAATTAAGGTCAAAGTTTACTAGCATGTCTCTATTTCTTCAGGTGTGTAGATTTTGATACCAATTTGGACACACAAGCCACACTCTCTACTATTTAGAGATTGTTCGCAAACACTCCCTAAATCGGTGTACAAGATTTAGAGGTCTGTGTACAGATCTATATCTTCGTCTATATTCTTTCTAAAATCGTTTGtcgaaaagagagaaaaaattaCGTTGTCAAATACAAATACAAAATCGTTTAAAATAttgctaaaataattaaacttaAATCTAATTCAAGCATTTgtcaaaaagagagaaaaataattcaaaacattAACTGAATAGTCCCTTGAAcatgaaatttaaagattggGCCAGTCCCGTAGTAAAGGCAGAATCAGAGATATAAATTTTGACGAGCATGTAGAAAATACAgcgtttttaaattatttttttggcaGCAAAACTAATCCGGTGGTCCTATCCTATTACACTACTGAAGGAGGAAAAGATTTAGCTTTGAAGTTAGTTACTTTAAAAAAAGAACCtgttaaatgtcccacatcggttagataattaatctttgagtggcatatattgactttgacaatcctccccccttgagctagcttttggggttgagttaggtccaagttccaatctttacatggtatcagagcccgggtttcaccgttatgtgttggacagcctataattaggccacccgttctgcccacaattaggtcatttgtaaactccacgctccagatgttcattcctgggcgtgagaggggtgtgttaaatgtcccacatcggttagataattaacctttgagtggcatatattggcttggacaatcctccccccttgagctagcttttggggttgagttaggtccaagttccaatcttaacagaaCCGATGCAGAATGAATCGAATACCGTAATTACAATATTTACTTATGGACAATGTTCCGTTTATCATTCACACCAAATGGTACTCGCTGTATTAAAATCATGACACATTTGATATTCGGGAGGACGATATATGCCACATACACAAACCATATGCGTATACGTATAccattgatatatttttaaagcAACAATAAAAAAGAGGGGCTGTATTTCTTGAATCGAAATCAATTATATGATCCAAAAActtgtataaaaaaatttaatttaattctatTCGCTTTAAAGGTTTATGTTGTGGTTCATGATTTGCAATTTGCAGTGAAATATTCATCAACTGGCATTGTGACTGTTGAAGAATTccaacaatttaattaatttgatgatattattccaaaataggaatttcaaaatttgtgattaataaaattggtacttaaataaaatacagGAGTTGGTCCCGGCGGGGCTCGAACCCGCGACCTTCGGCTCATAAGACCAACGCTCTAACCAACTGAGCTACGGGACCTCTTTGTAGCAACTatttgtatttatttaaatcAATACATTTTAATCATTTACCTGGTGGTAACACAGCGAGCGGATTCGTTTGTCTCGATTCAAATCTCACCGAACCAAGCAAATATACGAATTTAACAAATCTTCATTATCAAAAtgcaataatattttattttatgatttcaacttaattatttatttattagataaaatattttgagggtTTCAATTTAATTCAATCTTTTactcaatcaactaaaatacaAGAATAAAACCGACCGTTTCgtttttttaagtgtatttttaaTACAACGTTagcataaatattatatttatgtacaaattttattgaagagCATATACGCTAAAACAATATTACTTGTTTTTTTAAAGTAGAAAAAAGGTAAATACACCACTCGGTTAAAAATTAAAGAATCTTGTCAATAGATGCTAACGCACGTTACGTGTATCTTTGTATATCTGCCAAAATCTTGGCACCGTAAATGACAAATCCGACCGGTGGCGGAGCTAAGGTTGCCACTATGAAAAACAAAAActtcttttgtttgttttcgCGTAAGTTAGGGGTTTTGCTGAGGTCAAGGTGGACCTAATCTTGCAAGTCCTATCCATTGGCTTAACATTAGAAAGATTTGCACTATACTTTTGCATACATGTTGATTCTTGACCACACTTTCTACGCGTGGTATGATCCTGATTTAACATGCTTTCTTTTTAACTATGTCATATTTGTTATAATTGAATATCAAATTCGAGATCATACGATATTTGAGGGTAATTTTTCTTTCCtgctctcccatttttctctctcCTCATGGGGGGCTTATCTTTTTTGATCGGATCAAGCCTTGCCATATTTTGAATGTAAATGTTTAGAGATATGAAAATATTGGCAGTGTGGTGTGTGGTCCGGTCCATGCTATGAATTTAAAGATTTGAAAATCTTACCAATTTTATTTGTGTGACGTTAGGGATAATGTCTTTTTTGACGAAATAAGTTGTTCTCCGTTATTTATGTGGCAAAATTTGTTTTTTCAAAGAATCATATGCATTAATTCTTTATCCATATCTCTGTTAGAATCTCATTGGCCATTGCCAGAGCCATTTACTAAATCTACGGAGCTTCTTGGTGGTGAAGACATATATGGAATCTAGCAAATTAtgaattgggaaaaaaaaaCAGAGAGAGATGAAATTGATGCATGGGCATGCAGTACAAATGGAGGGGGACCTCATACATTTCTTCAAAAAGCTTTACAGCCAACAGAAAGATACCCTCAAATTGGTACACGCATGCAAAATCAAAACTTTCTATGATTCACTGGCGTTTTTCCTCTCTTGGTAAATCCCATTTTACTGTTAAATCAAGGGTCTAAAATGGGTAAGAGAAGCAAGGGAAAACAGAGAGGGAGAGTCGGTCTAaggatggaaaaaaaaaaagagtggaGCGAGGATTTGGGCGATATATATGAATGGGAGAGAAGGGTTAAGCTTTCGAATAGGATGTATTAGATTTGCGTAACAaaagtttgaattttattttatttttgtaaaaaaatgtcTTTATTTCTTGTCCCatttcgtgtatatatataactgATGTGATCTTTCTCTGAGAAAATTTTTTCGCAACTGGGTTTGAGAAAAATCCGAAGTTCTCTGATTCTCTAAAtatctttcattttttttttctgcatAAGCTCGCAGCGAAAACAGAAAAACAAAAGGTAATTTTGTTTGGTTGATTGCGTGGAGTTGTTCTTGTTTCCATATAAATGGGCAATCTTGACTGCATTACCTGCGAGATTTTGCGTAATCTGTAGGATTTTCTATTGGGTTCTTGAAATTGTTTTAGATTTTCTCACAAAGATGTTGGGTATATGAAAAATATGGTGGGTGCAATGATTACTTATCCGGGGTGCCATTTAAATGCGGAGACCTCTTGCTTATTTTGATGGCTCAGAGTAAAAATGGCAGATGAAAAACATATTTCAAGGGGTGGTAATAGTAGATCAAAAAAGGACAAGCTAAAGAAAGTCCCCCAAAGAGGATTAGGTGTTGCCCAGCTTGAGAAGATGAGATTGGAGGAGCAACAGAAGAAGGATAGTACTGAAATCTCCAGTTTCAGGCCACATTTTCCCCCTTCTCCAAATTCAATTCCGTTGCCACCACCATCGCAAAATAATATCCCTTCACCAAATGCATTGTTTAGGCACACACCATTAGTCTCCAATAGTGAAACTGTACATCAAAGTTCAGTATCCAAAGCGATAATGAGTCCTCGATATGGTGATTGGTCGACCATTTCGAATGGTGAGTTCAATCTTGAAGGGGAAAGTCGAATGTTAGATAGTCATGGATTGGCATTTCAGCCTCGAGTGAATGCATCATATGATACAAATGCCTCAGTTTTACCTCTTCCTAGCGTGCCTCAGAGATCACACCAATCACATCAACTTCATTCTTCTTTGCCTTCTATGACTGTGAGTTGAACCATGTAAAACTTGATGAATAATATACTTAATTGCATTTTAGTCATTTGATTTATCTTTACATTGAGAAATCAATTGATCTATGACAATTGCAGGTGAACCCATCGCCATCATCTGTATTAAGTTACCGGATGGAGCTCCCTTCAAACCAAATTTTTCGAAGCAACAGTTATATACCTTTGTATCCAGAAGAAGATAAGGTATACATCTTAGCCCTTTTGATATATTTGTGTGCGTACTTACTGGTGAATGGATTATGGAAATTGAAAAATTATGTTGGATTAtggaaattgaaatatttgctggtgaatgtgatgcttcatgGATTTGTTTCTACTTTATGCTACATTGTCTATTTTTTGTGTTTATTCTTTGAGAACATATTTCCAATGAATGCCGTCTCAAAATGCTGATTTTCTGGATTTCATGTTTCTGTAATCATAGGATTCATCAGATGTTTTTAAGGTTTGTCATAGGTTATGTCTGATTTGGTTGTGACGATGAAATGTAGATGGTTGGCATGAAGAGGGCGTACCCCTTTTCTCTAGAAACTCCACCGGCCCCTTCCTTCAATCGAAATTTTCATTCTACCTATTCTGCTTCCATGTCTAAATCTGAAGAATTAAATTCGTGTAGCAACAGATATACAGTTCATCTGGAACCAAGAAACAAATACACCAGGttctaaaaaattaaatagtaGTTTCTCGATTTCAAGAAAATTCTGCACTCTTTCTTGAATATACTGACCAAGTTTACTGAATTTTCTAGAGAAGGCCCTTCAAACTCCAGTCCCCTGCATGAAAGAAACCATAGTGAAGTAACCACAGATACCGGAAAGCTGAATGGAGATTTTCTATCGCTGGCTCCTCCAATGGCTGTTCCTCTGCTTGTTAACTCGAATTCCAAGCATGCTCTAACTTGTTTAAGCCAGGTGTACAACCAGTTAAAAATACACCGTTCATTGTCCTTTTTCGTTTAGTTTGTTCACACTACTTAACTCAAACTTATGCTTATATTACACTGAACAGGAAAATTCCAAGAGTCAAATCCAGGGAAGTGGAGCGAGTGGAGCAGCTGAACAGCCTTCTTTCAACTTCTTCCCCGTCGAGTTGCGTAACAACCAACCTACAACCAAGGACAAAACACTTGATCTCAATCTAAAGCTGTAAACCTTAATCTTGTCTAATAGAGACTGGTCTAAGTGTAAAATTGTTCGCGTAACGAACTGTTTGTAAACCATTTGTTCGTTATGCCTTTCGAATATCTTCTTATACATCATGTTTCTTTCAAAGCTTCGATTATTTTCAAGAAACTATAGCCTACATATACATGACCTGCCAAATGTTTTGTATTTGCTCAAGCGGTTGCAAGCTTCCATGTTTTGGTTTTTTTCCAGTTCCATTTGACTAGGATGTTGGATTTTGTGAGATTGTCGGTGTAAAGTCCAAAAATCCACTCACGCAAGAAACTAATTCATCATTATGTCGGGTGTTTAATGGTTTATATTATGAATTTACATACAAAATATAAGGaaaataagtattttaaaaGATTAAATTTTAAGTCTTATGGGCCAGCTTCTGGCCCATATACTTTTCTATTAAAAAATTTGGGTCCAAACGTAATACAGATAAATGTTTTATCTACCTTATTTTTCACGTTTGCAGCAGCCTCTCTCCCTTTCCCATAGGTTTTCGAAAATTGCACCCCCAGGTTAGGAGGATTCGTGTGTTGTTCATTCGTTTGATGGCTAGAATCGTGTTCCCGGAGTATAGATTATTCAATACCGATTATTAAAGCAACTTTTATTTAATCTTTTGAAAACACAATCCAAACGATattaaatatttgatattaatgtGTGTATTAAAGTTATGATGTTTACTTCCGATAAATCTCAATATTTTGAAGGAAGCGATGTATGATGATGTATACAAGTGAAGAGGAAGTTGTTCTCAACTATTTAGAACCATGGAATTATGGGTTTGTAGGGTTTGAAAAGATTAAAATCTGGTTTTATTTCGAAGAAGGGTTTTAATGTTTTTTTGAGTCAAAATTGTGGAGTATGATTTGATATAAAGGAGTTTTGATGTGTATTAGGGGCAGGGCCGTATCTTCTGAGAGGCGAGATAGGCCATTGTCTCAGGGTCCAGTCCTCACATAGGCAAAAAAAAATCATTGGTCTCATTTTGTTGAGGTCTGGACCTAAATAGTATGTGCATtggatattttaaaaaaatttggacaCTAATCCATTGAAAACATGATTAAACATAATGATTGTATTTATTAAGGATTTAATCCAATTATATAGAGCTCAAACAATAAAGCTACACGgctcattaattaaatttttaaaaatttcgtATGCATAAAATGGTAATGTTTGtccaatatatttattattttatattgtgtCAACCCATGTGTTAAACTTTTATACTTTACTTTGTTGATTATTTAGCCTCTTTTCTTGAATTATGTAGTTGGaccatttcaaaatttaaaacacAAATAATTGTGATACTTACCTATTTTACATatctttattttctattttattgaattaaatcttatatttttttatttaaaacaaatcatatatttttaCAATATCGGTTCAATATATTTatcattttgttattttgatagtttaaattgataaattttaattttagcaACATATCTTACATTTTTTGGCAATTTCAGTCTTTTTCCAATATAATTGCTCATATGACACCGCATTACGTTAAAGCCAGAGAGATAAATATATAactcaaaaattatattttctttatATTTGTTGTTTGGTTATTTTTAGTTTGCAAACTGAACTTTACTGTTAGTTATTAcaataagattttttttttaacatgtaGCCTCAAGTCCTGTGAACAGGCCCTGATTAAGGGTATAAGCCATGAGAGAAAATCATGTACTATGCTTTTGGATAAGCTGGATCGAGTTGTGCATGCATGAGGCGACGAGAAACGGATTTGCACAGGTGGCCACTGAGCCACCCATGCCAGGGGGCACGAGGGCGTGCCCACCCCCGTGAGTTGGCCAGCAGAGcagagtaaaaaaaaaaaaaaagggtgaACCCTACCCCCGAGGGCTCCACACAGAACCGTCCCAAGCCTCGGCGTGAAGGGAGGTAAATCAGGGTTATGCACTGACAGCAGGTACCCAGAGGAGAGGTTGGCTGGAGAAATTCTCCATAGAGAGGAAGCCGAGACTCGATCCCTCATCAACATGGAGTAACAGTCCTTCACTCCAAGCCTTTACCATACGACCTATGCCCGTGGGGCAGAGCAAAGTAGCCCACGCGTGCTCCTCCACGTGGGTATGACatttgtttttcatttttttccttGGTCAACTATATCATATAGCATGCATGCGAGGGTCCGAATGTACTATTGTATACATGATGCATGAAATCGTACGTCGAGAACTTAAAAGAATGACTTACGTGGATCTCTAACTATATATAATGCATGACActttaagtattttttttacattaaagttattttttaagtatgaaattatgatatttataaaaattcatgagacatgtttatttttatttaaatgacaagaataattttcaaatatgaaTCTTTATGAGCATGAAAAAGttattttgatgtttatgtGTATTTGTGGTGACGATACGAGACTGATGCTTCTGATGAACTCTGATGATACCTTTCCAAACAAGAATGGACTATACGCATATTGACTTCGGTTAATATGGATTGGATACTTAGATCAAATGATATATCTAAGTTGCATAATTATTTACATGATCATGAAACTCAATGAATATATTCTAATAGTAAGTTATGATCGCATGCTTTATTATCTTATTATGTGCTCGTTAATATTTAAATACTTGTTAAgcatacatatttttatttttaaaagaaaagtcGCATTGGCGCTTTCTTGTCCTCAAGACAAAATCGCACTCTATCGGAGATGAGCATATCATCTTATCTACGGAAACAGCTGCTCAAAACCATACATCGATGGCGTCGGCTTCTCTTTCTTCCTCCGCTCTCACACTATCTAAACAGTTCACTCCCTCTAACTCTCCTTCCCACACTTTTCAAACTTTATTCAGTTTGAAAAACTACATCGGAATTTCGCAAACCAGGAGAAGCCCAAATCCCTGGGGGAGGACATTCGCCGTGAAATCAGCATTCGACCTAACGTTCTTCGAAAGAGATTTACAAGACAGCGACGCGCCACCGCAGTCATCTATACCAGGTCAGGGATTTCCGGACGTGGAGGATAAGGAGGAGCCTCCAACGCCTCCTGGTCTC
This region of Primulina eburnea isolate SZY01 chromosome 14, ASM2296580v1, whole genome shotgun sequence genomic DNA includes:
- the LOC140811598 gene encoding LOW QUALITY PROTEIN: transcription factor TCP3-like (The sequence of the model RefSeq protein was modified relative to this genomic sequence to represent the inferred CDS: inserted 1 base in 1 codon), yielding MEECSHHHQTSSRLGPRNPGGEIVEVQGGHIVRSIGRKDRHSKVCTAKGPRDRRVRLAAHTAIQFYDVQDRLGYDRPSKAVDWLIKNAKAAIDELAQLPTWNPITTSAFNAAFEQDESQEKLKEHQKRLEEEQQHRELSVHQGNLVITNASGPSNKRAMPMLGSEDEQQRLLQRGNTNDPNAQSVSFLPPSLDSDSIADTIKSFFPMGASAQPSSSDMQFQNFAATIPRNNGQSQDLRLSLQSFQDPILFHHQSQRTQHHQNPSHHTEQAHSQAQVLLSGIPLGYDGSAGWPEHHMQHAEFNRFQRFSGWNACGDTAGGSGGAATAAGYLFNSPPAPQPLLQQLLGQNQXFSQRGPLQSSNTPSIRALMDPSAISIATADHNQQQHHYPAVVPIYPSSMSGIGFATGVGGFSGFHIPARIQGDEEEHDGYSDKPSSASSDSRH
- the LOC140813362 gene encoding uncharacterized protein; this translates as MADEKHISRGGNSRSKKDKLKKVPQRGLGVAQLEKMRLEEQQKKDSTEISSFRPHFPPSPNSIPLPPPSQNNIPSPNALFRHTPLVSNSETVHQSSVSKAIMSPRYGDWSTISNGEFNLEGESRMLDSHGLAFQPRVNASYDTNASVLPLPSVPQRSHQSHQLHSSLPSMTVNPSPSSVLSYRMELPSNQIFRSNSYIPLYPEEDKMVGMKRAYPFSLETPPAPSFNRNFHSTYSASMSKSEELNSCSNRYTVHLEPRNKYTREGPSNSSPLHERNHSEVTTDTGKLNGDFLSLAPPMAVPLLVNSNSKHALTCLSQENSKSQIQGSGASGAAEQPSFNFFPVELRNNQPTTKDKTLDLNLKL